The Planococcus liqunii genome includes a region encoding these proteins:
- a CDS encoding lysophospholipid acyltransferase family protein: MYKSLRTFSFLFGYLPVAAMNLKKFQAQKAHLSKQDYDALIHTEPQKWAKGIMGRTKSRVETSGLDYLPEGAALLVANHEGNFDIPVLLSEIPKPFGFISKKEVKKLPIIPVYMEDMNCVFLDRTDRKSAYKSIADTVGKLKDGHSILIFPEGTRSKGEGVTDFKSGFIRIAKDAGVPIVPVAIHGTSEIMEKNSNQIRPGHVTIGVLEPISAEEIEKMDAKQLIEKVKTTIETEVQAMAQRKTDLQ; this comes from the coding sequence ATGTATAAATCTCTCCGGACGTTCTCGTTTTTATTCGGCTATTTGCCGGTTGCAGCAATGAATTTGAAAAAGTTTCAAGCCCAAAAAGCGCATTTGAGCAAGCAGGATTACGATGCCCTTATCCATACGGAACCCCAAAAATGGGCGAAAGGCATCATGGGCCGGACAAAAAGCCGTGTAGAAACGAGCGGGCTTGACTATTTACCGGAAGGTGCGGCGCTTCTTGTAGCCAATCACGAAGGCAATTTTGACATCCCGGTTCTGCTTTCGGAAATTCCGAAGCCGTTTGGGTTTATTTCCAAAAAAGAAGTAAAAAAACTGCCAATCATTCCGGTATATATGGAAGACATGAATTGTGTATTTTTGGACCGGACGGACCGGAAAAGCGCTTATAAATCGATAGCTGACACGGTCGGAAAGTTGAAAGATGGCCATTCCATCCTGATTTTCCCCGAAGGCACCCGTTCAAAAGGCGAAGGAGTGACCGATTTCAAATCCGGTTTTATCCGCATTGCCAAAGATGCAGGGGTGCCGATTGTGCCGGTTGCCATTCACGGCACATCCGAGATTATGGAAAAAAACAGCAACCAGATTCGGCCCGGGCATGTCACCATCGGAGTGCTTGAGCCAATTTCTGCTGAAGAAATTGAAAAAATGGACGCCAAGCAACTGATTGAAAAAGTCAAAACGACAATTGAAACAGAAGTCCAGGCGATGGCGCAAAGGAAAACAGATCTCCAGTAG
- a CDS encoding dihydrofolate reductase, whose amino-acid sequence MISLMVAHDPNRVIGKDNQLPWHIPEDLAYFKKHTIGKGIVMGRNTYESIGRPLPKRRNIVVTRNPEYRADGIDVVHTLDEAVRLAEEQHEEVMVIGGEQIFRTILPQADRLYITLIKQEFDGDTFFPEYGPEWTAVSESEEQVSGDIRFVYLVLERENRHV is encoded by the coding sequence ATGATTTCACTAATGGTGGCACACGATCCAAACCGGGTAATTGGCAAAGACAATCAGTTGCCTTGGCATATTCCGGAAGACCTGGCTTATTTCAAAAAACACACCATCGGCAAAGGAATTGTGATGGGGCGCAATACGTACGAATCGATCGGGCGTCCGCTGCCGAAGCGGCGCAATATCGTGGTGACCCGCAACCCGGAATACCGGGCAGACGGAATCGACGTCGTCCATACTTTGGATGAGGCGGTCCGGCTCGCGGAAGAACAGCATGAAGAAGTGATGGTCATCGGCGGAGAACAAATCTTCCGGACCATCCTCCCGCAAGCAGACCGCCTATATATCACACTCATCAAACAGGAATTTGACGGAGATACATTCTTTCCGGAATACGGTCCGGAATGGACAGCCGTTTCTGAATCGGAAGAGCAGGTTTCGGGCGATATCCGCTTTGTTTACTTGGTGCTGGAACGGGAAAACCGCCATGTATAA
- a CDS encoding thymidylate synthase: protein MKQYLELCQHILHNGAKKEDRTGTGTLSVFGHQMRFDLNEGFPLMTTKKTAFRLIVSELLWFIKGDTNVKTLLEENNHIWDEWAFAQWVESDEYEGPDMADFGRRSQKDPEFAERYKEQMALFQEKILTEDGFAEKYGDLGPVYGKQWRSWAKTDGGTIDQLKNVIESIKKNPDSRRHLVTAWNPEFIDDMALPPCHIMFQFYVADGKLSCQLYQRSADVFLGVPFNIASYALLTHLIARECGLEVGDFVHTTGDTHLYANHIDQVTEQLSREPRKLPTVKINEDVASIFDLELADITIEGYDPHPRIKAPVAV, encoded by the coding sequence ATGAAACAATACTTAGAATTATGCCAGCATATCTTACATAATGGCGCGAAAAAGGAAGATCGGACCGGTACAGGCACCTTGAGTGTGTTCGGCCACCAGATGCGCTTTGACTTAAATGAGGGCTTTCCATTGATGACCACGAAAAAAACGGCGTTTCGCTTGATCGTTTCGGAATTGCTTTGGTTTATCAAAGGCGATACAAACGTGAAAACTTTATTGGAAGAAAACAATCACATTTGGGATGAATGGGCGTTTGCCCAGTGGGTGGAAAGCGATGAATACGAAGGGCCGGACATGGCCGATTTCGGAAGACGGTCGCAGAAAGATCCCGAATTTGCCGAACGTTATAAAGAGCAAATGGCGCTGTTCCAAGAAAAGATTTTGACTGAAGACGGATTCGCTGAAAAATACGGGGATCTTGGGCCGGTTTACGGCAAGCAATGGCGTTCTTGGGCGAAAACCGACGGCGGCACGATCGACCAGCTGAAAAATGTCATCGAATCGATCAAAAAGAACCCGGATTCACGGCGCCACCTGGTGACGGCCTGGAACCCGGAGTTTATCGACGACATGGCGCTTCCGCCATGCCACATCATGTTCCAGTTTTATGTCGCAGACGGCAAGTTATCCTGCCAATTATATCAGCGCAGCGCCGATGTCTTTTTGGGCGTGCCGTTCAATATAGCGTCCTACGCTTTGTTGACGCATTTGATTGCCCGCGAATGCGGTCTTGAAGTGGGCGATTTTGTCCACACAACAGGAGATACGCATTTGTATGCGAACCACATTGACCAAGTGACGGAACAGTTATCCAGAGAACCAAGAAAATTGCCGACCGTGAAAATCAATGAAGACGTGGCGTCGATTTTTGATTTGGAGCTGGCAGACATTACGATTGAGGGCTATGACCCGCATCCGCGCATCAAAGCGCCTGTTGCAGTTTAA
- a CDS encoding YpjP family protein, whose translation MKKWWQKSLMIAVAVLTLGVITPNHLIWETLLDEKAHSNSHASTGNDKQYSFDWIDPSELYYDTHPSILDTVHKAAEEQAYLKFGTKIGPVIQDEFETAILPNIQRAIDLHFAGMDTETLRKLAISEKPSGDYSEKIFHIYDTETSKDAIRFHVRTEKKPLEGFFFNFHYHVAEDNFQKHIALGDIYWSKNTPPKWLS comes from the coding sequence ATGAAGAAGTGGTGGCAAAAGTCTTTGATGATTGCAGTTGCTGTTTTGACCTTGGGAGTGATTACCCCCAACCATCTGATTTGGGAAACTTTATTAGATGAAAAAGCGCACAGCAATTCGCATGCATCGACTGGCAATGACAAACAATACAGCTTTGACTGGATCGATCCGAGTGAACTTTATTACGATACCCATCCTTCAATCCTGGATACCGTTCATAAAGCGGCCGAAGAACAGGCATACTTGAAATTCGGAACGAAAATCGGACCGGTCATCCAAGATGAATTTGAGACGGCTATTTTGCCGAATATCCAGCGGGCAATCGATTTGCACTTTGCCGGCATGGATACTGAAACTTTACGCAAGCTGGCAATCTCCGAAAAACCTTCCGGCGATTATTCGGAAAAGATTTTTCACATTTACGACACAGAAACTTCAAAAGATGCCATCCGCTTTCATGTAAGAACCGAGAAAAAACCGCTCGAAGGCTTTTTCTTTAACTTCCATTACCATGTGGCGGAAGACAATTTCCAAAAGCACATTGCCCTTGGGGATATTTACTGGTCTAAAAACACACCGCCTAAATGGCTTTCGTAA
- a CDS encoding class I SAM-dependent methyltransferase, producing MKTIVTTAYRPNGKTDRMAAQAAEDLSIPFVLRKKRSIEKIHAEECADVLVAAKERLEFYPLGKTEPFFFHPNSAAFRTKRPIEEDPLVAVSKLEAGDVFFDCTLGMASDAIVAAYRVGSEGKVIGCESHPVLAYVIEQGLGRYEEMPHLHEAMKRIEVASKNSVELLKSLPDDSVDVVYMDPMFTEEITEASNFTPLRGTADEGQLSGEWVKEAVRAARKSVVLKAHFRSADFEKYGFARRVRPNTKFHYGLIDCRTP from the coding sequence GTGAAGACCATTGTAACGACAGCATACCGGCCGAACGGCAAAACTGACCGGATGGCAGCTCAAGCGGCAGAAGATCTTTCCATTCCGTTTGTGCTCCGGAAAAAACGTTCGATCGAAAAAATCCATGCGGAAGAATGCGCGGATGTGCTGGTAGCAGCAAAAGAACGACTCGAATTTTACCCATTGGGCAAAACCGAGCCGTTCTTTTTTCATCCCAATTCAGCGGCATTCCGGACAAAACGCCCGATTGAAGAAGATCCGCTTGTTGCTGTTTCCAAGCTGGAAGCGGGAGATGTGTTTTTCGATTGCACACTTGGCATGGCATCAGACGCCATCGTTGCGGCCTACCGGGTTGGCAGCGAAGGCAAAGTCATCGGTTGTGAAAGCCATCCGGTACTTGCCTATGTCATTGAACAAGGATTGGGCCGGTACGAGGAGATGCCGCATTTGCATGAGGCCATGAAACGGATCGAGGTCGCTTCAAAGAATTCAGTGGAACTGCTGAAAAGCTTGCCGGATGATTCCGTGGATGTAGTGTATATGGATCCGATGTTTACCGAAGAAATTACCGAAGCTTCGAATTTCACGCCGCTGCGGGGAACGGCAGACGAGGGCCAACTGTCCGGCGAATGGGTAAAGGAAGCGGTTCGGGCAGCACGCAAAAGCGTAGTCCTGAAAGCGCATTTCCGCTCGGCTGATTTTGAAAAGTACGGATTTGCCAGAAGGGTGAGGCCGAATACGAAATTCCATTACGGGCTGATTGACTGCCGAACGCCGTAA
- a CDS encoding BrxA/BrxB family bacilliredoxin, with translation MNAYDEYMKGIVVPMRQELTTNGFKELMTAEEVNEHMAEAQGTSLVVINSVCGCSAGLARPAVIEALQATALKPDHLVTVFAGQDKEATAQMRSYFEEIPPSSPSIAVLKDGQLAYFIPREQIEDHDVEHIRDHLTQVLEQVSAQ, from the coding sequence ATGAACGCATATGATGAGTACATGAAAGGCATTGTTGTCCCAATGCGCCAAGAACTAACAACGAACGGTTTTAAAGAATTAATGACTGCTGAAGAAGTAAACGAGCATATGGCTGAAGCGCAAGGAACCAGCCTGGTTGTCATCAACTCGGTCTGCGGCTGTTCAGCAGGTTTGGCTCGTCCAGCAGTGATCGAAGCTTTGCAGGCAACTGCTTTGAAACCGGATCACTTAGTGACGGTTTTTGCTGGGCAGGACAAAGAAGCGACGGCTCAAATGCGCAGTTATTTTGAAGAAATCCCGCCTTCTTCGCCTTCGATTGCGGTCTTGAAAGACGGGCAGCTGGCATATTTTATCCCCCGTGAACAAATTGAAGACCATGATGTAGAACATATCCGGGATCACTTGACTCAAGTGCTGGAGCAGGTATCGGCGCAGTGA
- a CDS encoding YolD-like family protein, whose amino-acid sequence MVLTRKIEKSDYANGQEHMQGLKLTRHINKLSQWFEEENIENKTEIGDWDSQMIQAEIEEAMERNCTIRMKSWKDHEYQYHVGTVKRMDTATKSIYYDDPFGIKRLPLDEIVGVMIVN is encoded by the coding sequence ATGGTATTGACAAGAAAAATCGAAAAAAGCGATTATGCCAATGGACAAGAACATATGCAGGGGCTGAAGCTGACTAGACATATAAATAAATTGAGCCAATGGTTCGAAGAAGAGAACATTGAGAACAAAACGGAAATAGGTGATTGGGATTCGCAAATGATTCAAGCGGAAATCGAAGAAGCTATGGAGCGCAATTGCACCATCAGAATGAAATCCTGGAAAGACCACGAATATCAGTACCACGTCGGTACTGTTAAACGAATGGATACCGCCACAAAGTCCATCTATTACGACGATCCGTTCGGGATTAAACGATTGCCATTGGATGAGATAGTAGGGGTCATGATTGTCAATTGA
- a CDS encoding VOC family protein yields MGDGKTIPGTILSADLTVTRTEQVRDFYEQVVGWQHTGLSMGSYDDYVMARADGEPVAGICHPEGENAALPPVWLVYFSVENLQASLEACRKLGGKVHYEPKAPIGPNSYAVIEYPQGAYCAIAQI; encoded by the coding sequence ATGGGAGACGGGAAAACTATCCCAGGGACTATCCTGTCCGCTGATCTAACAGTCACTCGCACGGAACAAGTAAGGGACTTTTACGAACAAGTTGTCGGTTGGCAGCATACCGGATTGAGCATGGGGAGTTACGATGATTATGTCATGGCGCGTGCTGACGGAGAGCCGGTGGCAGGAATCTGTCATCCAGAAGGAGAAAATGCAGCGTTGCCGCCGGTTTGGCTCGTTTACTTCTCGGTTGAAAATTTGCAAGCGAGTCTCGAAGCATGTAGAAAGTTGGGCGGCAAAGTCCATTATGAACCGAAAGCTCCGATCGGCCCGAACAGTTATGCAGTGATTGAATATCCGCAAGGGGCATATTGTGCAATTGCACAAATATAG
- a CDS encoding conserved virulence factor C family protein produces the protein MKITTIEPTPSPNTMKVIIDQELPFGKSHNYTKNNAQDAPKEIQAILEIAGVKGVYHVADFLAVERIAKFDWETILAEVRRVFGEDSSHTNEEEIEMDEHYGEVYVHVQQFKGIPLQVKVFDSASEKRFAMPARFVAAMQAVMDPTEENYLLQRKWADYGVRYGEKEEIGQSVVEELEAAYPQERLDGMVQQNHNAEEAEPIVRGRKVTLAEFDVPDWETRFQLLEQMNEGELSDVPLLAKALEDEKMSIRRQAAIFLGDVKDEAVVPHLEKAMRDKSWAVRRTAGDTISDLGFEEFEPIMMEALKDKNKLVRWRAAMFLYETGTEASLPALKAAEEDPEFEVKLQIKMAIARIEQGEDAKGSVWKQMTEARQAMKEE, from the coding sequence GTGAAAATTACAACGATCGAACCAACGCCAAGCCCGAATACGATGAAAGTCATCATCGATCAGGAATTGCCATTTGGCAAAAGCCATAATTATACGAAAAACAATGCACAAGATGCACCAAAAGAAATCCAGGCCATCCTTGAAATTGCTGGAGTCAAAGGCGTGTACCATGTCGCGGATTTTTTGGCAGTTGAACGAATCGCAAAATTTGACTGGGAAACCATTCTGGCGGAAGTGCGCCGCGTTTTCGGGGAAGACAGCAGCCATACGAACGAAGAAGAAATTGAAATGGATGAACACTACGGAGAAGTCTATGTCCATGTCCAGCAATTTAAAGGCATTCCGCTTCAAGTGAAAGTATTCGACAGTGCTTCTGAAAAACGTTTTGCGATGCCGGCGCGGTTTGTGGCAGCGATGCAGGCGGTAATGGATCCGACAGAAGAAAACTACTTGCTCCAGCGTAAATGGGCGGATTACGGTGTGCGGTACGGAGAAAAGGAAGAAATCGGACAAAGTGTGGTCGAGGAACTGGAAGCCGCTTATCCACAGGAACGGCTGGATGGAATGGTCCAGCAAAACCACAATGCGGAAGAAGCCGAACCGATTGTCCGCGGCCGGAAAGTGACGCTTGCTGAATTCGATGTACCGGACTGGGAAACACGGTTCCAGTTGCTGGAGCAGATGAACGAAGGCGAACTCAGCGATGTGCCGCTGTTGGCGAAAGCATTGGAAGATGAAAAAATGTCCATCCGACGCCAAGCCGCAATCTTCTTAGGCGACGTCAAAGATGAAGCGGTTGTGCCGCATTTGGAAAAAGCGATGCGGGATAAAAGCTGGGCGGTCCGGAGAACAGCAGGAGACACAATCAGCGACCTCGGTTTTGAAGAGTTCGAACCGATCATGATGGAAGCATTAAAAGACAAAAACAAACTGGTCCGCTGGCGGGCGGCGATGTTTTTATACGAAACCGGAACAGAAGCTTCGCTGCCGGCGTTAAAAGCGGCAGAGGAAGATCCGGAATTTGAAGTGAAACTGCAGATTAAAATGGCCATCGCCCGGATCGAGCAGGGGGAAGATGCCAAAGGTTCGGTCTGGAAACAAATGACTGAAGCCCGTCAAGCCATGAAAGAGGAATAA
- a CDS encoding ABC-F family ATP-binding cassette domain-containing protein produces MSHLNVTKLTKTVGAKTLFKDVEFSLYPGERAGLIGVNGTGKSTLMSILAGDVEADSVNMDHPKKYEITYLKQEPEFDESLTVLETVFSGDSPILALNRSYEQALKNMMVDSSSTQLQEELMNIQEGMEQENAWDINALAKTALTKLGIDMFDQPVGELSGGQKKRVALAKALIEPADLILLDEPTNHLDAVSTEWLQETLLRMNSAMLFVTHDRYFLDAVSTHIFELADQTMYTHKGNYGDYLENKAIRDEMAASSQQKLENRFRSELKWIRRGAKARSTKQKARIQRFEEIQENVQKENDNTSLELSMQSQRLGKKIIEGENLGMAFGDNVIFRNFDFLLQGGDRIGIVGPNGAGKSTLMKLIAGDYEPTEGRLEYGSTVKIAHFTQHLPEMNEAQRMIEYIQEISSDYEAAKGVRLSATQMLERFLFPSNAHGTQIGKLSGGERKRLYLLKLLMEQPNILLLDEPTNDLDIQTLSVLEDFLENFPGVVITISHDRFFLDRIARKLWTTGTGEVLEYQGLYSDFIKEKPVPAAKAKAEPMAEPVKETPKPEKPKKKMTFKEQQEYKTILDDIAEVESRIEEREGEMAKAGADFEKLNKLTDEVNELTEQYDTLIDRWTYLQEIAES; encoded by the coding sequence ATGAGCCACTTAAACGTTACCAAATTAACAAAAACTGTAGGAGCCAAAACACTTTTCAAAGATGTGGAATTTTCTTTGTATCCCGGGGAACGCGCAGGGTTGATCGGCGTTAACGGCACCGGAAAATCGACTTTGATGTCCATTTTAGCGGGAGACGTAGAAGCGGATTCGGTCAACATGGACCATCCGAAAAAATACGAAATTACGTATTTAAAACAAGAACCGGAATTTGACGAATCGCTGACGGTACTGGAAACAGTGTTCTCCGGAGATTCGCCGATTCTGGCATTAAACCGTTCGTACGAGCAGGCATTGAAAAATATGATGGTGGATTCAAGCTCCACACAGCTGCAGGAAGAGCTGATGAACATCCAGGAAGGCATGGAACAGGAGAATGCCTGGGACATCAACGCCTTGGCTAAAACGGCATTGACAAAGCTTGGCATCGATATGTTCGACCAGCCGGTCGGTGAACTGTCCGGTGGACAAAAGAAACGCGTCGCATTGGCAAAAGCATTGATCGAACCCGCAGACTTGATCCTGCTGGATGAACCGACCAACCATTTGGACGCCGTGTCAACGGAATGGCTGCAGGAAACTTTGCTGCGTATGAATAGCGCCATGCTGTTTGTAACCCACGACCGCTACTTCCTGGACGCAGTATCCACGCATATTTTCGAATTGGCGGACCAAACGATGTATACGCATAAAGGGAATTACGGTGATTACTTGGAGAACAAAGCGATCCGCGATGAAATGGCGGCGTCTTCCCAGCAAAAGCTGGAAAACCGTTTCCGTTCAGAACTGAAATGGATCCGCCGCGGTGCGAAAGCCCGTTCGACCAAACAGAAAGCCCGCATCCAGCGCTTTGAGGAAATCCAGGAAAATGTCCAGAAAGAAAACGATAACACGTCACTGGAATTGTCGATGCAAAGCCAGCGCCTTGGCAAGAAAATCATTGAAGGCGAAAATCTCGGAATGGCTTTCGGCGACAACGTCATTTTCCGGAACTTCGATTTTCTATTGCAAGGCGGCGACCGCATCGGCATCGTTGGGCCAAATGGCGCCGGGAAGTCGACCTTGATGAAATTGATTGCCGGCGATTATGAGCCGACAGAAGGGCGTTTAGAATATGGCAGCACCGTGAAAATTGCCCATTTCACGCAGCATTTGCCGGAAATGAACGAAGCGCAGCGCATGATTGAATACATCCAGGAAATTTCAAGCGATTACGAAGCGGCAAAAGGCGTGCGCTTGTCTGCCACGCAAATGCTTGAACGTTTCCTGTTTCCTTCGAATGCCCACGGCACACAAATCGGCAAATTATCCGGCGGTGAACGCAAGCGTTTGTATTTGCTGAAGCTGTTGATGGAACAGCCGAATATCCTGTTGCTCGATGAGCCGACAAACGACTTGGATATCCAGACGCTTTCCGTGCTGGAGGACTTCCTGGAAAACTTCCCGGGCGTGGTCATTACCATTTCCCACGACCGCTTTTTCCTGGATCGCATTGCCCGGAAATTATGGACCACCGGTACTGGAGAAGTGCTTGAGTACCAAGGGCTTTATTCGGACTTTATCAAGGAAAAGCCGGTGCCTGCAGCAAAAGCTAAAGCAGAGCCGATGGCAGAACCTGTAAAAGAAACGCCGAAACCGGAAAAGCCAAAAAAGAAAATGACATTTAAAGAACAGCAAGAATACAAAACCATCTTGGATGATATTGCTGAAGTCGAGTCCCGGATTGAAGAACGGGAAGGCGAAATGGCAAAAGCCGGTGCGGATTTCGAGAAATTGAACAAACTGACCGATGAAGTTAATGAATTAACCGAGCAATACGATACACTCATCGACCGTTGGACATACTTGCAGGAAATTGCAGAATCCTAA
- a CDS encoding HD domain-containing protein: MNETIQQCETAVRKIYETYDASHDWQHIERVRSNAKLLLEQEQADGFIVELAVLLHDVSDPKYKKDGEDLESEILESLLINKEQKDEIRNIIQSVSFKGGNGVRPSSIEAAIVQDADRLDAIGAIGIARTFAYGGAKGRKLYDWLEEPRTEMTEEEYRSKPTSSTTHFYEKLLLLKEHMNTPAGKQIAEERHQFMLSFLEQLIKETDGNK; encoded by the coding sequence ATGAATGAAACCATACAACAATGTGAAACAGCCGTAAGAAAAATCTATGAAACCTATGATGCAAGCCATGACTGGCAGCATATAGAAAGAGTGCGCAGCAATGCCAAGCTGTTATTGGAACAGGAACAGGCAGATGGCTTTATTGTCGAGCTGGCTGTGCTATTGCACGATGTATCCGATCCGAAATACAAAAAAGACGGAGAAGACCTGGAGTCGGAAATCCTGGAGAGTTTGCTAATCAACAAGGAACAAAAGGACGAAATCAGAAATATCATACAATCGGTTTCTTTTAAAGGCGGGAACGGTGTCCGGCCGTCTTCGATTGAAGCGGCAATCGTCCAGGACGCTGACCGCCTCGACGCGATTGGCGCCATTGGCATTGCCCGCACCTTTGCATATGGCGGCGCAAAAGGGCGCAAGCTGTACGACTGGTTAGAAGAACCGAGAACGGAAATGACCGAAGAAGAATACCGGTCGAAGCCGACCAGCAGCACCACGCATTTTTACGAGAAGCTGCTGTTGTTGAAAGAACATATGAACACGCCTGCAGGAAAGCAAATTGCTGAAGAACGCCATCAGTTTATGCTATCCTTTTTAGAGCAACTTATTAAAGAAACGGATGGGAATAAATGA
- a CDS encoding cold shock domain-containing protein — MHQGKVKWFNTEKGYGFIEYNDGDDVFVHFTGIQGDGFRTLQEGNSVSFEIIDGNRGPQAANVIEIES, encoded by the coding sequence ATGCACCAGGGCAAAGTAAAATGGTTTAACACGGAAAAAGGCTATGGATTTATTGAGTACAATGATGGTGATGACGTGTTCGTCCACTTTACAGGCATTCAGGGCGACGGGTTCCGGACACTTCAAGAAGGAAATTCGGTGTCATTTGAAATTATTGACGGGAATCGTGGACCACAGGCCGCAAATGTCATTGAAATTGAAAGCTAA
- a CDS encoding ATP-grasp domain-containing protein: MFEKNNEGKLTAILGWSLPAIEAIDKLDRPYVVVGPPDFEGFAKENDINFVGWDFDRLNEGSEELFQILEGMNTKLAVPIYEETVEWAGALNARFFDDPRVFNRSLLLRDKGLMKRKAQMSGIKVGVFEEAYSKDDIHRFLKRVNDALIKIEGDLNDPIHIKPLNKAGTVGHMVIRDAADIEKIEEEFPYLMESHLDGQEFSCEAFIHDGQVKFLNITEYVKLGHSNFIPASPKLEAYRPQILNEIQKLVESFEIKYGVIHPEYFISHDGTLNFGEVAARVPGGHIFDLIERAYGFNAFQAQILCSDPDTTPEELEAFFPEEVTSAKGYAGSLMVYPRVRLIEKLNVPEELKNDPYFEKHDLFIPVTSKVAERVGFGNHYGTLFFFGEDSDRMTELLKQYEKFDFYL, encoded by the coding sequence ATGTTTGAGAAAAACAACGAAGGAAAATTGACCGCTATTTTAGGCTGGAGCTTACCGGCCATCGAAGCCATTGACAAGTTGGATCGTCCGTATGTCGTAGTCGGACCGCCGGATTTTGAAGGGTTTGCAAAAGAAAACGACATCAATTTTGTGGGCTGGGATTTTGACCGCCTCAATGAAGGATCCGAAGAGCTGTTCCAGATTTTGGAGGGCATGAATACGAAACTAGCTGTGCCGATTTATGAAGAAACGGTGGAATGGGCTGGCGCATTAAATGCCCGTTTTTTTGATGATCCGCGGGTATTCAACCGCTCACTCCTGCTGCGCGACAAAGGGCTGATGAAACGCAAAGCCCAGATGTCCGGCATTAAAGTGGGTGTTTTTGAAGAAGCTTACTCGAAAGACGATATTCACCGCTTCCTTAAGCGTGTGAATGATGCACTGATAAAAATTGAAGGCGATTTGAATGACCCGATCCACATCAAGCCGCTTAATAAAGCAGGTACTGTAGGCCATATGGTCATCCGGGATGCGGCGGATATCGAGAAAATCGAAGAAGAATTCCCGTACTTAATGGAAAGCCATTTGGACGGCCAAGAGTTTTCTTGTGAGGCGTTTATCCATGACGGGCAAGTAAAATTCCTCAATATTACAGAATATGTAAAGCTGGGACATTCCAATTTCATTCCGGCTTCTCCGAAACTCGAAGCATACCGTCCGCAAATATTAAACGAAATCCAAAAACTGGTGGAATCGTTCGAAATCAAATATGGTGTGATCCATCCGGAATATTTCATTTCCCATGATGGGACATTGAACTTCGGTGAAGTGGCCGCACGTGTGCCAGGCGGGCATATTTTTGATTTGATTGAACGGGCATATGGCTTTAATGCCTTCCAAGCGCAGATTCTATGCAGCGATCCGGACACAACGCCTGAAGAACTGGAAGCGTTTTTCCCTGAAGAAGTCACTTCCGCAAAAGGCTATGCCGGCAGCCTGATGGTTTATCCGCGCGTCCGCCTGATTGAAAAGCTGAATGTTCCAGAAGAACTGAAAAACGATCCGTATTTTGAAAAACACGATTTGTTTATTCCGGTCACATCGAAAGTTGCGGAACGCGTCGGATTCGGCAACCACTATGGCACGCTGTTCTTCTTTGGAGAAGACAGTGACCGCATGACGGAATTGCTGAAGCAGTATGAGAAATTCGATTTTTATCTTTAA
- a CDS encoding GNAT family N-acetyltransferase, producing MEPWFSKLRAYFPAKEMKSEDHMKTLFEHKPEFYKLDESPHHTLVYFEKPDFLFIDYILVNSSARGSGLGSKIMNQVKNRNKAVVLEVDPITPDDPESGKRVRFYERLDFKKASSIEYIRKHPVTGERSVMDIFYWTPESKPEEWVLEKMKEAYEEVHAFKSEDLYGIKPQPAAHVLQLAEERRQRKAE from the coding sequence ATGGAGCCATGGTTCTCAAAACTAAGAGCTTATTTCCCAGCCAAAGAAATGAAGTCAGAAGACCATATGAAAACCTTGTTCGAGCACAAACCGGAATTTTACAAATTGGACGAAAGCCCTCATCATACGCTAGTCTATTTCGAGAAACCGGATTTCTTGTTTATCGATTATATTCTCGTCAACAGTTCCGCACGGGGCAGCGGCCTGGGGAGCAAAATCATGAATCAAGTGAAGAACAGGAACAAGGCCGTTGTGCTGGAAGTGGACCCTATCACCCCGGACGATCCGGAATCTGGCAAACGTGTCCGTTTCTATGAACGGCTGGACTTTAAAAAAGCTTCGTCGATCGAGTACATCCGGAAGCATCCAGTGACGGGCGAGCGGAGCGTCATGGATATCTTTTATTGGACTCCCGAATCCAAGCCGGAAGAATGGGTGCTGGAAAAAATGAAAGAAGCCTATGAAGAAGTACATGCCTTTAAAAGTGAAGACTTGTATGGCATTAAACCGCAGCCAGCCGCACATGTCCTGCAATTGGCGGAAGAGCGCCGCCAAAGAAAAGCCGAATAG